A single window of Rhizobium indicum DNA harbors:
- a CDS encoding alpha/beta hydrolase — MSTIKTAVSAAALLTASAVGALADPVLEPTTQKFIDGLAGGKPIYTLSPADARNVLAGAQKGDVKKLAAQEEDRVIRAGPTGNIKLRIVRPEHAKGTLPVILYFHGGGWVLGDADTHDRLVREIANGADAAVVFVDYERSPEARYPVAIEQAYAATKYVAEHAKEFKVDASRLAVAGDSVGGNMAAVVTLLAKERGGPAIDQQVLFYPVTDANFDNGSYNQFADGPWLTKEAMKWFWNAYLPDETKRKEPTASPLQASLEQLNGLPPALVIVDENDVLRDEGEAYARKLSQAGVRVTSMRYNGTIHDFVLLNAIAETPAARSAIAVANDTLHSALHK; from the coding sequence ATGTCGACCATCAAGACCGCAGTTTCCGCAGCAGCACTCCTGACAGCTTCCGCCGTCGGCGCGCTTGCCGATCCGGTACTCGAACCGACAACGCAGAAATTCATCGACGGGCTTGCCGGCGGCAAGCCGATCTACACGCTGTCGCCGGCCGATGCCCGCAATGTTCTGGCGGGCGCGCAGAAGGGCGACGTGAAGAAGCTTGCCGCCCAGGAAGAGGACAGGGTCATCAGGGCCGGTCCGACAGGCAACATCAAGCTGCGCATCGTCCGCCCGGAACATGCCAAGGGCACGCTGCCGGTCATTCTCTATTTCCATGGCGGCGGCTGGGTGCTGGGCGATGCCGATACACATGATCGGCTGGTGCGCGAGATCGCCAACGGCGCCGATGCCGCCGTCGTCTTCGTTGACTACGAGCGCTCTCCGGAAGCCCGCTATCCCGTTGCCATCGAGCAGGCCTATGCTGCGACCAAATATGTCGCCGAGCATGCCAAGGAGTTCAAGGTCGATGCCTCCCGACTCGCGGTCGCAGGCGATAGCGTCGGCGGCAACATGGCGGCGGTGGTGACGCTGCTTGCCAAGGAGCGTGGCGGTCCTGCAATCGACCAGCAGGTGCTGTTCTACCCCGTCACCGACGCCAATTTCGACAATGGGTCCTACAACCAGTTCGCCGATGGGCCGTGGCTGACCAAGGAAGCGATGAAGTGGTTCTGGAACGCCTATCTGCCCGACGAGACCAAGCGCAAGGAGCCGACGGCCTCACCGCTGCAGGCGTCGCTGGAGCAGTTGAACGGCCTGCCGCCGGCGCTGGTCATCGTTGACGAAAACGACGTGCTGCGCGATGAGGGTGAGGCCTATGCCCGCAAGCTCAGCCAGGCCGGTGTCCGCGTCACGTCGATGCGATACAACGGCACGATCCACGACTTCGTGCTGCTGAACGCGATTGCCGAAACGCCTGCGGCGCGCAGTGCGATTGCGGTCGCGAACGACACGCTTCACAGCGCGCTTCACAAGTAA
- the gstI gene encoding glutamine synthetase translation inhibitor GstI, giving the protein MPTGFHRESATIYQFPVKAIRNANRFERARLMEREAADVCDAALDSCWYHDEAVRDGDRPTKS; this is encoded by the coding sequence ATGCCCACCGGTTTCCATCGCGAATCCGCTACGATCTACCAGTTTCCCGTTAAGGCGATACGAAACGCCAACCGGTTCGAACGCGCCAGGCTGATGGAGCGCGAGGCCGCAGACGTCTGCGATGCTGCGCTCGACAGCTGCTGGTACCATGACGAGGCAGTTCGCGACGGCGATCGGCCGACGAAGTCCTGA
- a CDS encoding glutamine synthetase beta-grasp domain-containing protein, translating into MTKYKLEYIWLDGYTPVPNLRGKTQIKEFDVFPTLEQLPLWGFDGSSTQQAEGRSSDCVLKPVAIYPDPARTNGALVMCEVMMPDGVTPHASNARATILDDEDAWFGFEQEYFFYQNGRPLGFPEQGYPAPQGPYYTGVGYSNVGDVAREIVEEHLDLCLAAGINHEGINAEVAKGQWEFQIFGKGSKKAADQIWMARYLLQRLTEKYGIDIEYHCKPLGDTDWNGSGMHCNFSTKYMREVGGKAYFEALMAQFDKNLMDHIDVYGPDNDKRLTGKHETAPWNKFSYGVADRGASIRVPHSFVKNDYKGYLEDRRPNSQGCPYQIASQVLKTISEVPTASSASAAA; encoded by the coding sequence ATGACAAAATATAAGCTCGAGTATATTTGGCTCGATGGGTACACTCCGGTACCGAACCTGCGTGGCAAGACGCAGATCAAGGAATTCGACGTATTCCCGACGCTGGAACAGCTTCCGCTCTGGGGCTTTGACGGCTCCTCGACGCAGCAGGCTGAAGGCCGCAGCTCCGATTGCGTGCTGAAGCCGGTCGCCATCTATCCCGACCCGGCCCGCACCAACGGCGCTCTCGTCATGTGCGAAGTCATGATGCCGGATGGCGTCACGCCGCACGCATCGAATGCCCGCGCCACCATCCTCGACGACGAAGACGCCTGGTTCGGCTTCGAGCAGGAATATTTCTTCTACCAGAACGGCCGTCCGCTCGGCTTCCCTGAGCAGGGCTACCCCGCTCCGCAGGGCCCTTATTACACCGGCGTCGGCTATTCGAACGTCGGCGACGTTGCCCGCGAAATCGTCGAAGAGCATCTCGACCTCTGCCTCGCTGCCGGCATCAATCACGAAGGCATCAATGCCGAAGTGGCCAAGGGCCAGTGGGAATTCCAGATTTTCGGCAAGGGCTCCAAGAAGGCCGCCGACCAGATCTGGATGGCACGCTACCTCCTGCAGCGCCTGACCGAAAAGTACGGCATCGACATCGAGTATCACTGCAAGCCGCTCGGCGACACCGACTGGAACGGCTCGGGCATGCATTGCAACTTCTCGACCAAGTACATGCGCGAAGTCGGCGGCAAGGCTTATTTCGAAGCGCTGATGGCGCAGTTCGACAAGAACCTGATGGACCACATCGACGTCTACGGTCCTGACAACGACAAGCGCCTGACCGGCAAGCACGAGACGGCTCCGTGGAACAAGTTCTCCTACGGCGTTGCCGACCGTGGTGCCTCGATCCGCGTGCCGCACTCCTTCGTCAAGAACGACTACAAGGGCTATCTGGAAGATCGCCGCCCGAATTCGCAGGGCTGCCCCTACCAGATCGCTTCGCAGGTTCTGAAGACGATCTCGGAAGTTCCGACCGCAAGCTCGGCTTCCGCTGCAGCTTGA
- a CDS encoding MarR family winged helix-turn-helix transcriptional regulator — protein sequence MQDQLKLDNFICFAVYTASHALNRVYKPLLDTLGLTYPQYLAMVSLWEQDGQTVGGLGEKLFLESSTLTPLLKRLETAGYVRRERSREDERVVVIRLSDEGMRLKEKARDIPSCIVDASGRDAVDLNRLQAEIAALREALNRSVA from the coding sequence ATGCAGGATCAGCTGAAGCTCGACAATTTCATCTGCTTCGCCGTCTATACGGCAAGCCACGCACTGAACCGCGTTTACAAGCCGCTGCTCGATACGTTGGGTCTCACCTATCCGCAATATCTGGCGATGGTTTCGCTCTGGGAACAGGACGGCCAGACCGTCGGCGGCTTGGGTGAAAAGCTCTTCCTGGAATCGAGCACGCTGACCCCGCTGCTCAAACGCCTCGAAACCGCAGGTTATGTCAGACGCGAACGCAGCCGGGAGGACGAACGCGTCGTCGTCATCCGCTTGAGCGACGAAGGCATGCGTCTGAAGGAAAAAGCCCGCGACATCCCGAGCTGCATCGTCGACGCCAGCGGCCGCGACGCAGTCGACCTCAACCGCCTGCAGGCAGAGATCGCGGCGTTGCGAGAAGCGCTGAACCGAAGCGTTGCTTAG
- a CDS encoding glycosyltransferase family 4 protein has translation MLQRPANTYSGESWANAAAAGNLPERLVIVTDAWHPQVNGVVRSIENTNRELAKMGVEVSMVTPERFNSIPCPTYPEIRLSIANYRRIAREIEKHNPSYVHIATEGPLGLTARRWCLRNRMPFSTSYHTRFPEYVSARLPIPKSWLYSFVRWFHNGGAGCMVATPSLARELSEKGIRNLMPWSRGIDATQFRPMALEETPFGLARPIFMTVGRVALEKNLPAFLDLDLPGSKVVVGDGPARAELEKQYPDVFFAGVQFGEDLAKTYAQADVFVFPSLTDTFGNTILEALASGVPVAAYPVTGPLDIIGEDSEVGALDQNLQAACLAALSASREKARELAMQYSWEAATLQFINNIRAANGVITPKWKKAWQFATKSLPRSRKPGETAGPLPSAD, from the coding sequence ATGCTGCAACGTCCGGCAAACACTTACAGCGGCGAGAGCTGGGCCAATGCCGCAGCCGCCGGGAACCTGCCTGAGAGGCTGGTGATTGTCACCGATGCCTGGCACCCACAGGTCAACGGCGTCGTGCGCTCGATCGAGAACACCAACCGCGAACTGGCGAAGATGGGCGTCGAGGTTTCGATGGTGACGCCGGAGCGATTCAACAGCATCCCCTGCCCGACCTATCCTGAGATCCGCCTGTCGATCGCCAATTACCGCCGCATCGCCCGCGAGATCGAAAAGCACAATCCGTCCTACGTGCATATTGCCACCGAAGGTCCGCTGGGGCTGACCGCTCGCCGCTGGTGCCTGAGAAACCGCATGCCGTTTTCGACGAGCTACCACACCCGCTTCCCGGAATACGTTTCCGCGCGCCTGCCGATACCGAAGAGCTGGCTCTACTCCTTCGTTCGCTGGTTCCACAATGGCGGCGCCGGCTGCATGGTGGCGACGCCGAGCCTTGCCCGCGAACTGTCGGAAAAGGGCATCCGCAACCTCATGCCCTGGAGCCGCGGCATTGACGCCACGCAGTTCCGTCCGATGGCGCTCGAGGAAACCCCGTTCGGCTTGGCGCGCCCGATCTTCATGACCGTCGGCCGCGTGGCGCTGGAAAAGAACCTGCCGGCTTTCCTCGATCTCGATCTGCCGGGTTCCAAGGTCGTCGTCGGCGACGGTCCTGCCCGCGCCGAGCTTGAAAAGCAATATCCCGACGTCTTCTTCGCGGGCGTGCAGTTCGGCGAGGATCTGGCGAAAACCTACGCCCAGGCCGATGTCTTCGTCTTTCCCTCGCTCACCGACACCTTCGGCAACACCATCCTCGAGGCGCTGGCATCGGGCGTGCCGGTCGCAGCTTATCCGGTCACCGGCCCGCTCGACATCATCGGCGAGGATAGCGAAGTCGGGGCGCTCGACCAGAACCTACAGGCCGCCTGCCTAGCCGCCCTCTCCGCCTCGCGAGAGAAGGCGCGTGAACTCGCCATGCAATATTCCTGGGAAGCGGCGACGCTGCAGTTCATCAACAATATCCGCGCCGCCAACGGCGTCATCACGCCGAAATGGAAGAAGGCCTGGCAGTTTGCCACCAAGTCGCTCCCAAGAAGCAGAAAGCCCGGCGAAACCGCCGGGCCTCTCCCGTCCGCAGACTGA
- a CDS encoding ABC transporter ATP-binding protein: protein MAERSLLRVENLTTQFELPAKGLFKPPIFLTAVNNVSFDLSEGRTLGIVGESGCGKSTLGRSILRLLKSQKGRILWQGRNLLDLSDEEMRAARRDMQIIFQDPIASLDPRMTVGDIIAEPLTVFEPKLSRAERTERVREIMTAVGLVPEMINRYPHEFSGGQAQRIGIARAVVTKPKLIICDEPVSALDVSIQGQVITLLRKLRKEFGLTLIFISHDLSVVRLISDDVLVLYLGRVVEAGSCATVFDHPAHPYTQALFSAAPIPDPKLARLRTRIRLQGDPPSPLNPPKGCVFSPRCWKATDICRTEMPPTEEVRPGQKAACYHMDRP from the coding sequence ATGGCTGAACGATCGCTTCTGAGGGTCGAGAACCTGACGACCCAATTCGAACTGCCGGCGAAAGGCCTCTTCAAGCCGCCGATCTTCCTCACCGCCGTCAACAATGTCAGCTTCGACCTCAGCGAAGGCCGCACGCTCGGTATCGTCGGCGAATCCGGCTGCGGCAAGTCGACGCTCGGCCGGTCCATCCTGCGGCTGTTGAAATCGCAGAAGGGCCGCATCCTCTGGCAGGGCCGCAACCTGCTCGACCTGTCGGACGAGGAAATGCGAGCCGCCCGCCGCGACATGCAGATCATCTTCCAGGATCCGATCGCCTCGCTCGACCCGCGCATGACTGTTGGAGACATCATCGCCGAGCCTCTCACAGTCTTCGAGCCGAAGCTATCAAGGGCCGAGCGCACCGAGCGGGTCCGCGAGATCATGACCGCCGTCGGCCTGGTGCCGGAGATGATCAACCGCTACCCGCACGAATTCTCCGGCGGCCAGGCGCAACGCATCGGCATCGCGCGCGCGGTCGTCACCAAGCCGAAGCTCATCATTTGCGACGAGCCGGTTTCGGCCCTCGACGTCTCGATCCAGGGCCAGGTCATCACGCTTCTGCGCAAGCTGCGCAAGGAATTCGGCCTGACGTTGATCTTCATCAGCCACGACCTCTCCGTTGTGCGGCTGATCTCCGACGATGTGCTGGTGCTCTATCTCGGTAGGGTGGTGGAAGCAGGCAGTTGTGCCACCGTCTTCGATCACCCCGCCCACCCCTATACGCAGGCGCTCTTTTCCGCCGCGCCGATCCCGGATCCGAAGCTTGCGCGCCTGCGCACCCGCATCCGCCTGCAGGGTGACCCGCCCTCGCCGCTCAATCCGCCGAAGGGTTGCGTCTTCTCACCGCGCTGCTGGAAGGCGACCGACATCTGTCGCACCGAAATGCCGCCGACCGAGGAGGTCCGCCCCGGCCAGAAGGCCGCCTGTTATCACATGGACAGGCCATGA
- a CDS encoding sugar kinase, producing MSRRFLSIGECMVELSQAGDGLLRKGFAGDTFNTAWYARACLAADWSVDYFTALGDDAMSDEMAAFIDKAGIGTSLIRRIRGRTPGLYMINLKDGERSFSYWRDSSAARSLAADPDRLREAVESAEVVYFSGITLAILPHEDAETLLAEVRRAKAAGKLVVFDPNIRPRLWSSYDVMHTTISEGARSSVLVMPSFDDEAAHFGDDSIEATIHRYRALGAVHIVVKNGAEGVTLNFAGEQTFVPAEKVEKVVDTTSAGDSFNGAFLARYLEAGDASAAARFAAKVAARVVSEHGALVVREKLGLDGG from the coding sequence GTGAGCAGACGGTTTCTATCGATCGGTGAATGCATGGTGGAACTCTCGCAGGCAGGCGATGGTCTGCTGCGCAAGGGCTTTGCCGGCGATACCTTCAACACCGCCTGGTATGCCCGCGCCTGCCTTGCCGCCGACTGGTCGGTCGACTACTTCACCGCGCTCGGCGACGACGCCATGTCGGACGAGATGGCGGCCTTTATCGACAAGGCGGGCATCGGCACCAGCCTCATTCGCCGCATCAGGGGCAGGACGCCGGGCCTTTACATGATCAACCTGAAGGACGGCGAACGCTCCTTCAGCTACTGGCGCGACAGCTCGGCTGCCCGCAGCCTGGCCGCCGATCCGGACCGCCTGCGCGAGGCGGTGGAGAGCGCTGAAGTCGTCTATTTCTCCGGCATCACGCTTGCCATACTGCCGCATGAGGATGCCGAGACTTTGCTTGCCGAAGTCCGTCGCGCCAAGGCCGCAGGCAAGCTCGTCGTCTTCGATCCGAACATCCGCCCGCGGCTTTGGTCGAGCTACGACGTAATGCACACGACGATCAGCGAAGGTGCCCGCTCCTCCGTGCTCGTCATGCCGAGCTTCGACGACGAGGCGGCCCATTTCGGCGATGATTCCATCGAGGCGACGATCCACCGCTACCGCGCACTGGGTGCCGTCCATATCGTCGTCAAGAACGGCGCGGAGGGTGTTACGCTGAATTTTGCCGGCGAGCAGACCTTCGTTCCGGCCGAAAAGGTGGAGAAGGTGGTCGACACGACCAGCGCCGGCGACAGCTTCAACGGCGCTTTTCTCGCACGATATCTCGAAGCAGGCGATGCGTCTGCCGCCGCCCGCTTCGCAGCAAAGGTCGCTGCCCGCGTCGTCAGCGAACATGGCGCATTGGTCGTAAGGGAAAAGCTTGGATTGGATGGCGGCTAA